CCTCCAGTCTTGGTCGCCTTGAAACTATCCATCAAGGTTTGTCCCACTGATTCATAAACGACATCAACGCCTTTACCGCCGGTTACATCCATAATGGAATCCACCCAGTCCGATCCGTAAAGGAAAACATGAGCCGCACCCATTTGTTTAGCAACAGCCGCTTTATCATTTGATGAGGTCAAGCCAATGACCTGACCGCCCTTCATCTTGATCATCTGTGTCAGTAATTGACCGACTCCACCAGCAGCAGCATGGACCAGAATGGTTTCACCTGCTTTAACTTGATGACTGTCATGAGTTAAATATTGGGCAGTCAATCCTTGAAGTAAAACGGATGCGGCCGTTTCAAAGGAAATGCCCTCAGGCAGCGGTAACAGTTTATCAGCTGGAACTGAAACCCGCTCCGCATTGGCATGGGGAACATCAGCGAACCCGACACGATCACCGACTTTCACATGATGGACATCTTCCCCAACATATTCGATGACCCCTGCCCCCTCATAACCTAGAATGAATGGGGGATCACCCACCAAATGATAATTCCCTTTCCTTCTATATACATCAGCAAAATTCAATCCGATTGCTTTCATTCGAACGATCACGGCTGATTTTGAATGTTCAGGTTCTGCAATTTCCCTTACAGACAGGACTTCCGGCCCGCCGAAATCTTCAAAGACAAGTGCTTTCATCATCCTAACTCCCTTCAATGCTTCTTCATTCTTTAAGATATAGGATGAACCCTTTGCTGGCAAGAAATACAAATAACCGCCCTCCCTTAAAGGCAAGAGCGGTCACTAAGTTTACTCAATCTGTATTGGAACCAGGGCCGTTCTTTCGTTTATTCGCAGAATATTCCTTACCGTGTGCTTCATGTTCTGCAATGATGTCCGCTTTCGGAATATGGTTATTCTTTTTCGGTGAACCGGTACGGTTACGATGTTTTTTTCCCATGATCTATCTCCCCTTCATTCAATGCTATTTATGTTGAACTATTGTTAGCTTGTCCGATTACCACCGAAAATACCGGCAAAATAAGCGCTTCATAATAAAGGAAAAACCATCGCGGAGACCGAATAGATGTAAAACTGATATATAAGGAGGGAAAAAAATGTTTCCTGTATTGAACACAGAAA
The DNA window shown above is from Peribacillus sp. FSL P2-0133 and carries:
- a CDS encoding quinone oxidoreductase; translated protein: MKALVFEDFGGPEVLSVREIAEPEHSKSAVIVRMKAIGLNFADVYRRKGNYHLVGDPPFILGYEGAGVIEYVGEDVHHVKVGDRVGFADVPHANAERVSVPADKLLPLPEGISFETAASVLLQGLTAQYLTHDSHQVKAGETILVHAAAGGVGQLLTQMIKMKGGQVIGLTSSNDKAAVAKQMGAAHVFLYGSDWVDSIMDVTGGKGVDVVYESVGQTLMDSFKATKTGGTVVFFGMAGGDPEKIDPRMLMDTSKALIGGDLWNVLTTHEERTRRTAELFQWILSGEILIKEPTLFSLENGADAHRLLESRKSSGKILLMP